From the genome of Anopheles moucheti chromosome 3, idAnoMoucSN_F20_07, whole genome shotgun sequence, one region includes:
- the LOC128304382 gene encoding bifunctional endo-1,4-beta-xylanase XylA-like isoform X2 gives MFKFVLFSACLVAAVCAAPADNKPGQQGRTDGLDQAESAWNNPNAWNAQNTWGRDPAAWNHPSATNTWNHPNAWNRGYNNRYDPANRWGAGADQWNRYGAGAGWNSWAGRGAGAGWPAGAGAGANRWNAW, from the exons ATGTTCAAGTTTGTGCTGTTCAGTGCCTGTTTGGTGGCTGCCGTCTGTGCCGCACCGGCCGATAACAAACCGGGCCAGCAGGGCCGCACCGATGGGCTGGACCAGGCTGAGTCGGCCTGGAACAACCCCAACGCCTGGAACGCGCAGAACACCTGGGGCCGGGATCCGGCCGCCTGGAACCATCCGTCGGCCACCAACACGTGGAACCACCCGAACGCCTGGAACCGTGGCTACAACAACC GTTACGATCCCGCCAACCGTTGGGGCGCCGGTGCTGATCAGTGGAACCGCTACGGGGCCGGTGCTGGCTGGAACAGCTGGGCTGGACGTGGTGCGGGTGCTGGATGGCCGGCCGGTGCCGGAGCTGGTGCCAACCGCTGGAATGCCTGG
- the LOC128304382 gene encoding bifunctional endo-1,4-beta-xylanase XylA-like isoform X1 gives MFKFVLFSACLVAAVCAAPADNKPGQQGRTDGLDQAESAWNNPNAWNAQNTWGRDPAAWNHPSATNTWNHPNAWNRGYNNRNDMTAARSGYDPANRWGAGADQWNRYGAGAGWNSWAGRGAGAGWPAGAGAGANRWNAW, from the exons ATGTTCAAGTTTGTGCTGTTCAGTGCCTGTTTGGTGGCTGCCGTCTGTGCCGCACCGGCCGATAACAAACCGGGCCAGCAGGGCCGCACCGATGGGCTGGACCAGGCTGAGTCGGCCTGGAACAACCCCAACGCCTGGAACGCGCAGAACACCTGGGGCCGGGATCCGGCCGCCTGGAACCATCCGTCGGCCACCAACACGTGGAACCACCCGAACGCCTGGAACCGTGGCTACAACAACCGTAATGACATGACCGCTGCACGATCAG GTTACGATCCCGCCAACCGTTGGGGCGCCGGTGCTGATCAGTGGAACCGCTACGGGGCCGGTGCTGGCTGGAACAGCTGGGCTGGACGTGGTGCGGGTGCTGGATGGCCGGCCGGTGCCGGAGCTGGTGCCAACCGCTGGAATGCCTGG